Proteins encoded within one genomic window of Methanosarcina barkeri str. Wiesmoor:
- a CDS encoding YcdB/YcdC domain-containing protein, giving the protein MKLKLICILGLILSCAIFAAFASEEEGIIFTKKDVKQTKYLDPSTADVNISFEDAKNKLISENPEVINESVHGELIDDENFGIIWRVSSKTTNGKSIFAGIDASNGEQLFVYDGSKNVQGRDSISKDDALEIAEEYIESRVSADRINEIELEYVNYREPPADDLPGNYHVSYARIIRGIPSLSDGILLDVNAETGEVSSYDKSWSMSEEEIALIDTEPSITDEKAVEILKEYMSNKPSIGEEKASTVKVISSNLVWKEDEEDKIHLAWWIRFMDSSFARDDTYPASVWIDAHSGEMLLFNYYRD; this is encoded by the coding sequence GTGAAACTTAAGCTAATTTGTATATTAGGTTTGATACTATCGTGTGCAATATTTGCAGCTTTTGCTTCTGAGGAGGAAGGAATAATATTTACAAAAAAAGACGTAAAGCAAACAAAATACCTTGATCCATCAACTGCAGACGTAAATATTAGTTTTGAGGATGCAAAAAACAAACTAATATCAGAAAATCCGGAAGTAATCAATGAATCTGTCCATGGAGAACTGATTGATGATGAAAATTTCGGGATAATCTGGCGAGTAAGCTCAAAAACAACTAATGGAAAAAGCATCTTTGCAGGAATAGATGCCTCTAATGGAGAGCAACTTTTTGTATACGATGGATCAAAGAATGTACAGGGCAGAGACAGTATAAGCAAAGATGATGCTCTGGAAATAGCAGAAGAATATATCGAATCCAGGGTTTCAGCGGATAGAATTAATGAGATTGAGCTTGAATATGTAAACTACAGAGAACCTCCTGCTGACGATCTTCCAGGAAATTATCATGTAAGTTACGCAAGAATTATCAGGGGAATACCTTCTCTTTCCGATGGAATACTGCTTGATGTTAATGCAGAAACAGGCGAAGTTTCAAGCTATGACAAAAGCTGGTCTATGTCTGAAGAAGAGATAGCACTCATTGATACGGAACCAAGCATTACAGATGAAAAAGCAGTTGAGATTCTCAAAGAATACATGAGTAACAAACCATCTATAGGAGAAGAAAAAGCAAGTACTGTAAAAGTTATTTCATCGAACCTTGTCTGGAAAGAGGACGAGGAAGATAAAATTCATCTGGCATGGTGGATCCGATTCATGGATTCAAGTTTTGCAAGGGACGATACTTATCCTGCTTCAGTATGGATTGACGCGCATTCAGGAGAAATGTTGCTGTTTAACTATTACAGAGACTAA
- a CDS encoding SDR family NAD(P)-dependent oxidoreductase: MRLKGQTAIVTGGGRGIGRAICLSLAREGANIVIAARTEREIRETARLVEREGRKALAVKTDIRKEEEVIDMVSKAVNAFGRIDILVNDAGVAYRKYLVETSTEEYNEIMDTNVKGMFFCTKYALPHLLKRGEGRIVNISSGAGKRGIPNLSIYCASKFAVIGITESLAYEVGGGLQVYAVCPAGVDTSMYRSLFSNKPVLKPEDVANKVLELCLPETVLPSGSSVEIYRRPMRIF; encoded by the coding sequence ATGAGATTGAAAGGCCAGACAGCCATTGTAACCGGTGGGGGAAGAGGAATTGGAAGGGCTATCTGCCTGTCGCTGGCAAGAGAAGGAGCCAACATTGTAATTGCCGCAAGAACCGAAAGAGAAATTAGAGAAACTGCCAGGTTGGTGGAAAGGGAAGGTAGAAAGGCTCTTGCAGTAAAGACTGACATTAGAAAAGAAGAGGAAGTCATTGACATGGTTTCAAAAGCAGTAAATGCTTTTGGAAGAATTGACATTCTCGTGAACGATGCAGGAGTGGCATACAGGAAATATCTTGTAGAGACTTCAACCGAAGAATATAATGAGATTATGGATACAAACGTGAAAGGTATGTTTTTCTGCACAAAGTACGCTCTTCCCCATCTGCTTAAAAGGGGAGAGGGCAGGATTGTAAATATATCTTCAGGAGCAGGAAAGCGTGGCATACCAAATCTTTCGATATACTGCGCTTCAAAATTTGCAGTAATTGGTATTACAGAGTCTCTTGCTTACGAAGTAGGAGGTGGACTTCAGGTTTATGCAGTCTGTCCTGCAGGTGTGGATACCAGCATGTACCGCTCTCTTTTTTCAAATAAGCCAGTTCTCAAGCCTGAAGATGTTGCAAACAAAGTTTTGGAACTTTGTTTACCAGAAACCGTTCTTCCTTCAGGTTCTTCAGTAGAAATTTACAGGCGGCCTATGAGGATATTCTAA
- a CDS encoding phosphoribosyltransferase encodes MFKNRKDAGEKLAKALEKYRTEYPIILAIPRGGVEVGLRVAAKLNADFSLIVARKMPFPDNPEAGFGAIAENGSMFILESAHYWLSGETIERIKQEQIAEIERRIKALRGGNPLPELAGRTVILIDDGIAMGSTMRAAIELCKNRKAGKIVVAVPVAGREVAEELNKKVDELVVLETPAYFRAVAQAYERWYDVSDEEVLDLLRESIRKKELKDQEFHELET; translated from the coding sequence ATGTTCAAAAACCGTAAAGACGCAGGGGAAAAGCTTGCAAAAGCTCTTGAGAAATACAGGACTGAATATCCTATAATTCTTGCGATTCCACGCGGGGGGGTGGAAGTTGGACTGCGGGTTGCAGCGAAGCTGAATGCCGATTTTTCTCTCATTGTTGCAAGGAAAATGCCTTTCCCGGACAATCCTGAAGCCGGATTCGGAGCGATAGCCGAGAATGGGAGCATGTTTATTTTAGAAAGTGCACATTACTGGCTTTCCGGGGAAACCATTGAACGGATAAAACAGGAGCAAATCGCAGAGATTGAAAGACGGATAAAAGCTCTCAGAGGAGGAAATCCCCTGCCCGAGCTTGCAGGAAGAACCGTGATTCTTATTGATGACGGCATTGCAATGGGCTCTACAATGAGGGCAGCTATTGAGCTTTGTAAAAACAGAAAGGCTGGAAAAATAGTGGTTGCAGTGCCTGTAGCAGGAAGAGAAGTTGCAGAAGAGCTTAATAAAAAAGTAGACGAGCTTGTAGTGCTTGAGACTCCTGCATATTTCAGGGCTGTTGCTCAGGCTTATGAGAGATGGTACGATGTTTCGGATGAAGAGGTTCTCGATCTGCTCAGAGAGAGTATAAGGAAAAAAGAACTGAAAGATCAGGAATTTCATGAGCTTGAAACCTGA